A genomic segment from Chloroflexota bacterium encodes:
- a CDS encoding Glu/Leu/Phe/Val dehydrogenase has protein sequence MNATHSTAPEPNAFETALRQYDEAAALLGLDADMREILRRPKRELVVNFPVEMDDGGIRMFRGYRVHHNITRGPAKGGIRYHPLADLDEVRALAMWMTWKCAVMNLPYGGAKGGVEVDPHQLSLAELENLTRRYASEISVLIGPEFDIPAPDMGTNAQVMAWIMDTISMHAGHSIPAVVTGKPVAVGGSEGRALATSRGMLEVTLAMLKREGRDPRGLRVAVQGAGNVGMGAVRLFDEAGFTIVAVSDSEGGAMREAGLDVAAVVRHGAAGGLMKDLPDADRISNRELLELPVDILAPAAIEGQLTAANASQVKAAMIVEGANGPTTPAADLEFADRGITVIPDILANAGGVTVSYFEWVQDLQQFFWTEAEINERLGRQMRDALASVAATAEEAGVTLRQAAHMLAISRVAEATGLRGVYP, from the coding sequence ATGAACGCGACGCACTCGACCGCCCCCGAACCCAACGCCTTCGAAACGGCGCTGCGCCAGTATGACGAGGCGGCGGCGCTTCTCGGTCTGGATGCCGACATGCGCGAGATTCTGCGCCGCCCAAAGCGTGAGTTGGTCGTCAACTTTCCCGTGGAGATGGACGACGGCGGGATCCGCATGTTCCGCGGATATCGCGTGCACCACAACATCACGCGAGGTCCCGCCAAAGGCGGCATTCGCTATCACCCGCTGGCCGACCTCGACGAGGTGCGCGCCCTGGCCATGTGGATGACGTGGAAGTGCGCCGTCATGAATTTGCCCTACGGCGGCGCCAAGGGAGGCGTTGAGGTCGATCCGCACCAGCTCAGCCTGGCGGAGCTCGAAAACCTGACGCGACGTTATGCCAGTGAAATCTCCGTCCTCATCGGGCCGGAGTTCGACATCCCGGCGCCGGACATGGGAACCAATGCCCAGGTCATGGCGTGGATCATGGACACCATCTCCATGCACGCCGGACACTCGATTCCCGCGGTCGTCACGGGCAAGCCGGTGGCCGTCGGCGGGTCGGAGGGGCGGGCGTTGGCCACGTCACGCGGCATGCTCGAAGTGACCCTGGCGATGCTGAAGCGCGAGGGTCGCGACCCACGGGGCCTGCGGGTGGCGGTGCAAGGCGCGGGGAATGTCGGGATGGGCGCCGTGCGCCTCTTTGATGAGGCCGGATTCACCATCGTTGCCGTGAGCGACAGCGAGGGTGGAGCGATGCGCGAAGCGGGGCTCGACGTCGCGGCCGTGGTGCGTCACGGCGCCGCCGGGGGGCTGATGAAAGACCTGCCCGACGCCGACCGGATCAGCAATCGCGAGTTGCTCGAGCTCCCCGTGGACATTCTGGCGCCGGCGGCCATCGAGGGGCAGCTCACGGCCGCGAACGCGTCGCAGGTCAAGGCAGCGATGATTGTCGAAGGCGCCAACGGCCCGACGACGCCGGCGGCGGATCTGGAGTTTGCCGATCGCGGGATCACCGTCATCCCGGACATCCTGGCCAACGCCGGCGGCGTGACGGTGTCTTATTTCGAGTGGGTGCAGGACCTGCAACAGTTTTTTTGGACCGAAGCCGAGATCAACGAACGACTCGGACGCCAGATGCGCGACGCGCTGGCGAGCGTTGCCGCCACAGCCGAGGAGGCCGGGGTCACGCTGCGCCAGGCAGCCCACATGCTGGCCATA
- a CDS encoding SDR family NAD(P)-dependent oxidoreductase has product MSLLDGFRLDGRRALVTGASRGIGRSIAEAFAEAGADVALAARTVPDLETVAAAVESRGRRAVVLPLDVRDVAAVEKAVAKAAEALGGLDILVNNAGVYFHATVDDLTPEQFQLVLDVNLRAVVFAMQAARPLMRAGGGGVVINISSVAAEKGSPNVYGASKAALESFTRSADRDWALDNIRCVAIAPGMIDTDMEAEFLADPARIDPVIATTARRRVAQPDEVAAAAVFLASQAADFISGAVLNVDGGRSANY; this is encoded by the coding sequence ATGTCTCTTCTTGACGGCTTTCGGCTTGACGGCCGCCGCGCGCTGGTCACCGGCGCCAGCCGTGGAATCGGGCGGTCCATTGCCGAGGCCTTCGCGGAGGCGGGCGCGGACGTGGCGCTTGCCGCGCGCACGGTGCCCGACCTCGAAACGGTTGCCGCGGCGGTCGAATCGCGCGGCCGCCGCGCGGTCGTGCTGCCGCTCGACGTGCGCGACGTGGCGGCCGTCGAAAAGGCCGTCGCCAAAGCGGCCGAAGCCTTGGGCGGCCTGGACATCCTGGTGAACAACGCGGGGGTCTACTTCCATGCGACCGTCGACGACCTCACGCCGGAGCAATTCCAACTGGTGCTCGACGTCAACCTGCGGGCCGTCGTGTTCGCCATGCAGGCGGCGCGACCGCTCATGCGGGCGGGCGGCGGCGGCGTGGTCATCAACATCAGCTCGGTTGCCGCGGAGAAAGGTTCGCCCAACGTCTACGGCGCCAGCAAGGCGGCGCTGGAGAGCTTCACCCGCAGCGCCGATCGCGATTGGGCGCTGGACAACATCCGCTGCGTGGCGATCGCGCCGGGGATGATCGACACGGACATGGAGGCGGAGTTCCTCGCCGACCCGGCGCGCATCGATCCGGTGATCGCGACCACCGCGCGCCGCCGCGTGGCCCAGCCGGACGAAGTCGCCGCCGCCGCGGTCTTTCTCGCCTCGCAAGCGGCCGACTTCATCAGCGGCGCCGTGCTCAACGTCGACGGCGGCCGCAGCGCGAACTACTAG
- a CDS encoding MtnX-like HAD-IB family phosphatase has protein sequence MFDFDGTVSPADMGHVIFDALATPEWRVIDDRWIRREIPTSVRARAQFDLVDPDLRAMHRLIDRQAVDPAFPALARGLQSDGAEVQIASDGFGFYISRMLAAAGLADLPVDSNRLEVRRGAIVLEFPYEQDGCGHCGMCKALPVRRAKARGRRAVYVGDGYSDRCAVTEADVVFAKDSLAAHCRAEGIPYHAFASLADVQAWVSHRTQVGESRR, from the coding sequence ATCTTCGACTTCGACGGCACGGTGAGCCCGGCGGACATGGGCCACGTCATCTTCGATGCGCTGGCAACCCCGGAGTGGAGGGTCATCGACGACCGTTGGATCCGGCGCGAGATTCCCACCAGCGTGCGGGCCCGCGCCCAGTTCGATCTGGTGGATCCCGACCTCAGGGCCATGCACCGGCTCATCGACCGGCAGGCGGTCGATCCCGCCTTTCCGGCGTTGGCGCGCGGCCTTCAGAGTGACGGCGCCGAAGTGCAAATCGCGAGCGACGGTTTCGGCTTCTATATCAGCCGAATGCTTGCGGCAGCCGGTCTGGCCGATCTGCCGGTGGACTCGAATCGTCTCGAGGTGCGCCGCGGCGCCATCGTGCTCGAGTTTCCCTACGAGCAGGACGGCTGCGGGCACTGCGGCATGTGCAAGGCCCTGCCGGTGCGGCGGGCAAAGGCGCGCGGGCGTCGTGCGGTGTATGTGGGAGACGGCTACTCGGACCGTTGTGCGGTGACCGAGGCCGACGTGGTCTTCGCCAAGGATAGCCTCGCGGCTCATTGCCGGGCCGAGGGCATTCCTTACCATGCCTTCGCCAGTCTTGCCGACGTTCAGGCCTGGGTGTCACACCGAACGCAGGTCGGCGAGAGCCGCCGCTGA
- a CDS encoding ATP-dependent DNA ligase, with the protein MTFRELAVIFERLDEISARNAMIDILAEVYGTVGPDEAAQVTYLIQGRLVPKFVDLEFGVAGRLMIEALAQAFDRDHAEVESVSRETGDLGTAAERLTSHEGGDLSVGEVFARLREVAEAEGPGSQERKVQGIAAILQELDARSNRYLPRIPLGRLRLGVGDPTVMDALSVAKVGDKSERKVIERAYNLTSDLGLVAHDYVAEGRAAMEAVDVRVGYPVRMAQAERLSSGAEIVEKIGRAAVEAKYDGFRVQIHRDGTTVSIYSRNLEDMTGMFPEVTESVLAQVRADQAIFEGEAMGVDPDSGEFLPFQVTVSRKRKHGIEEAAATMPLTVQAFDVLYDGEDVTTLPFNERRQRLQALIAPGDGIVVSDVLETEDPEAIDRFFGAQVDAGLEGVLAKRLDAPYEAGKRNFNWIKLKRSYSAALNDTLDCVLIGYWRGRGKRAAWGIGALLSAVWDPESETFKTIARIGTGYSDEEWVRIREMLDAHAVPEQPASVDSHVTPDVWSTPTHVVEVLADEITLSPTHTAGRSETQQGMALRFPRVLNFVREDKDPTDATTVAEARAMFEQQTGKAGGG; encoded by the coding sequence ATGACCTTCCGCGAGCTTGCCGTCATCTTCGAGCGCCTGGATGAGATCAGCGCGCGCAACGCCATGATCGACATCCTGGCGGAGGTTTACGGCACTGTTGGGCCGGATGAAGCGGCCCAGGTGACCTATCTGATTCAAGGCCGCCTGGTGCCGAAGTTCGTCGATCTCGAATTCGGCGTCGCCGGACGCCTCATGATCGAGGCGCTGGCGCAGGCGTTCGACCGGGACCACGCGGAGGTCGAGTCCGTGTCGCGAGAGACGGGCGATCTCGGCACGGCGGCGGAGCGGCTGACGAGCCACGAGGGCGGCGACCTTTCGGTGGGCGAGGTATTCGCTCGGCTGCGCGAAGTGGCCGAGGCCGAGGGACCGGGATCCCAGGAGCGCAAGGTGCAGGGCATCGCCGCCATCCTCCAGGAGCTGGACGCGCGCTCGAATCGCTACCTGCCGCGGATTCCGCTGGGTCGCCTGCGACTTGGAGTGGGCGATCCCACGGTGATGGACGCGCTCTCAGTGGCCAAGGTGGGTGACAAATCCGAGCGCAAGGTGATCGAGCGCGCCTACAACCTGACCAGCGACCTGGGATTGGTCGCCCACGACTACGTCGCCGAAGGTCGCGCCGCCATGGAAGCGGTTGACGTGCGCGTGGGCTATCCCGTGCGCATGGCCCAGGCCGAGCGTCTCTCCAGCGGCGCCGAAATCGTCGAGAAGATCGGGCGCGCGGCGGTGGAGGCCAAGTACGACGGCTTTCGGGTGCAGATTCACCGCGACGGGACCACAGTCAGCATCTACAGCCGCAACCTGGAGGACATGACGGGTATGTTTCCCGAGGTCACGGAATCCGTGCTGGCGCAGGTGCGCGCCGACCAGGCGATCTTCGAGGGCGAAGCGATGGGCGTGGACCCGGACAGCGGAGAGTTTCTGCCGTTCCAGGTCACCGTGTCACGCAAGCGCAAGCACGGAATCGAAGAAGCGGCGGCCACCATGCCCCTCACCGTGCAGGCGTTCGACGTGCTCTACGACGGCGAAGACGTGACCACGCTCCCATTCAACGAGCGCCGCCAGCGGCTGCAAGCGCTGATCGCACCCGGCGACGGCATCGTGGTGTCGGACGTGCTCGAAACCGAGGATCCGGAAGCCATCGATCGATTCTTCGGCGCGCAGGTGGACGCGGGCCTCGAAGGCGTGCTCGCCAAGCGGCTGGACGCGCCCTACGAGGCGGGCAAGCGCAACTTCAATTGGATCAAGCTCAAGCGCAGCTACTCGGCGGCGCTCAACGACACGCTCGACTGCGTGCTGATCGGCTACTGGCGCGGTCGCGGCAAGCGCGCCGCCTGGGGCATCGGGGCGCTGCTAAGCGCGGTGTGGGATCCGGAAAGCGAGACCTTCAAGACCATCGCGCGCATCGGCACCGGATACTCGGACGAGGAATGGGTCCGCATTCGCGAGATGCTGGACGCGCACGCGGTGCCCGAGCAACCGGCATCCGTGGACTCACACGTGACGCCGGACGTGTGGAGCACGCCCACCCATGTGGTCGAGGTGCTGGCCGACGAAATCACCCTGAGCCCCACCCACACCGCCGGTCGCAGCGAGACCCAGCAGGGCATGGCGCTGCGCTTCCCGCGCGTGCTGAACTTCGTGCGCGAGGACAAGGACCCCACCGACGCCACCACGGTTGCCGAAGCCAGGGCCATGTTCGAGCAGCAGACGGGCAAGGCCGGCGGAGGCTGA
- the gatC gene encoding Asp-tRNA(Asn)/Glu-tRNA(Gln) amidotransferase subunit GatC, translating into MIDREQVVHVAALARLALSEAEIDRMQADLQQILQAFEALNALDVSDVSPTAQVIPLATVERPDETEAPLSRDDVMRNAPRVERDQIRVPAVLPEE; encoded by the coding sequence ATGATCGACCGCGAGCAAGTGGTGCATGTCGCGGCCTTGGCGCGTCTGGCGCTGTCGGAGGCCGAGATCGACCGCATGCAGGCCGACCTGCAGCAGATCCTGCAGGCATTCGAGGCGCTCAATGCGCTAGACGTTTCCGACGTGTCTCCAACGGCGCAGGTGATTCCGCTCGCCACCGTCGAGCGACCGGATGAAACCGAGGCGCCACTCTCGCGCGACGACGTGATGCGCAACGCGCCGAGAGTCGAGCGGGACCAGATTCGCGTTCCCGCCGTGCTTCCGGAGGAGTAG
- the gatA gene encoding Asp-tRNA(Asn)/Glu-tRNA(Gln) amidotransferase subunit GatA, translating to MANDLFRLTVTEAGDALAAGDTSSVELTRSVLDRIDAVDARTGAYLRVTADAALAQAEAADARRARGDAGPLLGIPLAIKDVLCTDGVATTCASRILEGFVPPFDATVVARLKAAGAVLVGKTNMDEFAMGSSNENSGYHPVRNPWDLSKVPGGSSGGSAAAVAADECLAALGSDTGGSVRQPAALCGCVGLKPTYGRVSRYGLVAFASSLDQVGPLTKSVRDAAVLLAATAGHDPRDATSLPEPVPNFAAELDGSVEGLRVGVAPEYFGEGIDAGVASAVQDAIGALEANGAEVCEITLPHTEYALPVYYVIAPSEASANLARYNGVKYGLSDPQADDVDEMMATVRAQGFGAEVKRRIMLGTFALSSGYYDAYYLRAQKVRTLIKQDFDTAFEAVDVIAAPTSPTAAFDLGGRTADPLAMYRADVLTLPASLAGLPAISVPCGFVDGLPVGLQLIAPPLHEVRLLRVADAYERLRPATPAPRQAVEA from the coding sequence ATGGCTAACGATCTCTTCCGGCTCACCGTCACCGAAGCGGGGGACGCGCTGGCGGCCGGAGACACTTCCTCGGTCGAACTCACTCGCAGCGTGCTGGACCGCATCGACGCCGTCGACGCGCGCACCGGCGCCTATTTGCGGGTGACGGCCGATGCCGCGCTGGCTCAAGCCGAGGCGGCGGATGCTCGGCGTGCACGCGGCGACGCCGGACCGCTGCTGGGCATCCCGCTGGCGATCAAGGACGTGCTCTGCACCGACGGGGTCGCCACCACCTGCGCCTCGCGCATCCTCGAAGGCTTCGTGCCGCCGTTCGACGCCACGGTCGTCGCGCGGCTCAAGGCCGCCGGCGCCGTGCTCGTGGGAAAGACGAACATGGACGAGTTCGCCATGGGCTCGTCGAATGAAAACTCGGGGTACCACCCGGTGCGCAATCCGTGGGACCTTTCCAAGGTCCCGGGGGGATCGAGCGGCGGATCCGCGGCAGCGGTGGCGGCGGACGAGTGTCTGGCCGCGCTTGGCTCCGATACGGGCGGGAGCGTGCGGCAGCCCGCGGCGCTGTGCGGCTGCGTGGGCCTCAAGCCGACCTACGGTCGCGTGTCGCGCTACGGGCTGGTGGCGTTCGCGTCCTCGCTCGATCAGGTCGGACCGCTCACGAAATCGGTACGCGACGCCGCCGTGCTCCTCGCGGCCACTGCCGGACACGACCCGCGCGATGCCACCTCACTGCCGGAGCCGGTGCCCAACTTCGCGGCGGAGCTCGACGGCAGTGTCGAGGGACTGCGCGTGGGCGTGGCGCCCGAGTATTTCGGTGAGGGCATTGACGCGGGCGTGGCCTCGGCGGTTCAGGATGCGATTGGCGCCCTGGAAGCCAACGGCGCGGAGGTTTGCGAAATCACGCTGCCTCACACCGAGTACGCGCTGCCGGTCTACTACGTCATCGCCCCCTCCGAGGCCAGCGCGAACCTGGCTCGCTACAACGGCGTCAAATACGGGCTGTCGGACCCGCAGGCCGACGACGTGGACGAGATGATGGCCACGGTGCGCGCGCAGGGCTTCGGCGCCGAGGTCAAGCGGCGCATCATGCTTGGAACGTTTGCGCTCTCTTCCGGCTACTACGACGCCTACTACCTGCGCGCCCAAAAGGTGCGCACCCTTATCAAGCAGGACTTCGACACGGCCTTTGAGGCGGTGGACGTGATCGCCGCACCAACCTCGCCGACCGCGGCCTTCGACCTCGGTGGGCGGACCGCTGATCCGTTGGCGATGTATCGCGCCGACGTGCTCACCCTGCCCGCGTCGCTTGCGGGCCTTCCGGCCATCAGCGTGCCGTGCGGATTCGTGGACGGATTGCCGGTGGGCCTGCAGCTCATCGCGCCGCCGCTGCACGAGGTGCGCCTGCTGCGCGTGGCCGACGCCTATGAGCGACTTCGGCCGGCGACGCCGGCGCCGCGGCAGGCGGTGGAGGCATGA
- the gatB gene encoding Asp-tRNA(Asn)/Glu-tRNA(Gln) amidotransferase subunit GatB, giving the protein MTMPSGYRVVIGLETHVQLKTASKMFCRTSAAYASAPPNTLVCPVCLGMPGVLPVINAAAVDLTIMTGLALHSEIPPHAKFDRKNYAYPDLMKWYQISQYDLPLCVGGWLEVAANGETRRIRITRVHLEEDTAKLTHVVGDDGQPASLIDVNRSGVPLMEIVTEPDITSAEEAMAYGLKLRNILRWLGVSTANMQDGALRIDANVSVWPIGAEVGNTKVEVKNMNSFRALGQALDYEIERQIDLLERGERLEQETRGWDESDARTVSQRTKEYAHDYRYFPEPDLPPLEITRERVQRLTKQMPELPDAVRQRLVDELGVTSADADELIEDRDLAAYTLDVIERHAGGAAEVVTWVLQDVRRLLNARELGSDGIPISAAAMAQLLALRAQGDLSSTMAGTVLEEMFATGKSLEEVVAARGRQISDSDALVEIAREVMAANPQAVADYHAGKDRAVQFLMGQVMRQTRGQANPGKVTELLRAELSRDRGA; this is encoded by the coding sequence ATGACGATGCCCTCCGGCTACCGCGTGGTTATCGGACTCGAGACCCACGTGCAGCTCAAGACGGCCAGCAAGATGTTTTGCCGCACCAGCGCGGCGTATGCGTCCGCGCCGCCAAACACCCTGGTGTGCCCGGTATGCCTTGGCATGCCGGGCGTCCTGCCGGTGATCAATGCGGCCGCCGTCGATCTCACGATCATGACGGGGCTCGCCCTGCACAGCGAGATTCCCCCGCACGCCAAATTTGACCGGAAGAACTACGCGTATCCGGATTTGATGAAGTGGTACCAGATTTCGCAATACGACCTGCCGCTGTGCGTCGGCGGCTGGCTGGAAGTCGCGGCCAACGGCGAGACCCGGCGCATCCGCATCACCCGCGTTCACCTGGAGGAGGACACCGCCAAGCTGACGCACGTGGTCGGCGACGACGGCCAGCCGGCGAGCTTGATCGACGTGAATCGCTCCGGCGTGCCGCTGATGGAGATCGTCACCGAGCCGGACATCACCAGCGCGGAAGAGGCGATGGCCTACGGCCTCAAGCTGCGCAACATCTTGCGCTGGCTGGGCGTGTCCACGGCCAACATGCAGGACGGCGCGCTGCGGATCGACGCCAACGTGTCCGTGTGGCCGATCGGCGCCGAGGTCGGCAATACGAAGGTCGAGGTCAAGAACATGAACTCGTTCCGGGCGCTGGGCCAGGCGCTGGACTACGAGATCGAACGCCAGATAGACCTCTTGGAGCGCGGCGAGCGGCTGGAGCAGGAAACGCGGGGTTGGGACGAGAGCGACGCCCGCACCGTGTCCCAGCGCACCAAGGAATATGCCCACGACTACCGCTACTTTCCGGAGCCCGATCTGCCGCCACTCGAGATCACGCGCGAGCGCGTGCAGCGACTGACGAAGCAAATGCCGGAGCTTCCCGATGCCGTTCGGCAGCGGCTGGTGGACGAGCTTGGCGTCACTTCAGCGGACGCCGACGAGCTGATCGAGGACCGTGACCTCGCCGCCTACACCCTCGACGTCATCGAGCGTCATGCCGGAGGGGCGGCGGAGGTCGTGACGTGGGTGCTCCAGGACGTGCGACGGTTGCTCAATGCGCGGGAGCTGGGGTCCGACGGCATCCCCATTTCCGCGGCCGCGATGGCGCAGCTGTTGGCGCTGCGAGCCCAGGGCGATCTGAGCAGCACGATGGCCGGCACGGTGCTCGAGGAGATGTTCGCTACCGGGAAGTCATTGGAAGAGGTCGTGGCTGCCCGCGGCCGGCAGATCAGCGATAGCGATGCGTTGGTGGAAATCGCCCGCGAGGTCATGGCCGCCAACCCGCAAGCGGTCGCGGACTACCATGCAGGGAAAGATCGCGCAGTTCAATTCCTGATGGGCCAGGTCATGCGGCAAACACGCGGACAGGCCAATCCGGGCAAGGTGACCGAGTTGCTGCGCGCGGAGCTAAGCCGCGACCGCGGCGCGTGA
- a CDS encoding extradiol dioxygenase: MFIGVHSLIFTKDAEAARAFFRDVLEFPWVNAGDGWLVFALPPTEVGLHPEDGDRDHELHLLCDDLHATVARLQAKGVKLVEPIHEEEWGIATRIEVPGDAWIGIYQPKHPLVIEPVG; this comes from the coding sequence ATGTTCATCGGAGTCCACTCACTGATCTTCACCAAGGACGCCGAGGCCGCGCGGGCCTTCTTTCGCGACGTGCTCGAGTTCCCCTGGGTCAACGCCGGCGACGGATGGCTAGTCTTCGCGCTGCCGCCCACGGAGGTCGGGCTGCATCCGGAGGATGGCGACCGCGACCACGAGTTGCACCTGCTGTGCGACGACCTTCATGCCACAGTGGCGAGGCTGCAAGCCAAGGGCGTCAAGCTGGTCGAGCCGATCCATGAGGAAGAGTGGGGCATTGCGACTCGGATCGAGGTTCCGGGCGACGCCTGGATCGGCATCTACCAGCCGAAGCATCCGCTCGTGATCGAACCGGTGGGGTAG
- a CDS encoding SDR family oxidoreductase produces the protein MNDAFSLAGRRALITGASRGVGRGIALAFAEAGADVALAATDSRKLNDVAADARRCGVATHPITVDLSDVDAVLNMVDQAHSALGGLDVLVNNAAVHGGDASTDTSVEEFERLVNVNLRAPVFAAQRAGTYMRAAGRGVIINIGSTASVRGLGVYGAVKAGLESFTEGLARAWGPDGIRVVAIQPGLISTDATASLEQDPERLERFLSQTHLRCIGQPRDVAGAAVFLASDAASFITGVVLPVSGGRVYKL, from the coding sequence GTGAACGATGCATTCTCGCTTGCCGGTCGCCGGGCGCTGATCACCGGCGCGAGCCGCGGCGTCGGTCGCGGGATCGCCCTGGCGTTCGCCGAGGCCGGCGCCGACGTGGCCCTTGCGGCGACCGACTCCCGGAAGCTGAACGATGTCGCCGCCGACGCCCGACGGTGCGGAGTTGCCACGCACCCGATCACCGTCGACCTCTCGGACGTTGATGCCGTCTTGAACATGGTCGATCAGGCGCACTCCGCTTTGGGCGGACTGGACGTGCTGGTCAACAACGCGGCGGTCCACGGCGGGGATGCCAGCACCGACACCTCGGTCGAGGAGTTCGAGCGCCTCGTGAACGTCAACCTGCGAGCGCCGGTGTTCGCGGCGCAGCGGGCGGGAACGTACATGCGGGCCGCGGGCCGCGGCGTGATCATCAACATCGGCTCGACGGCCTCGGTACGCGGCCTGGGGGTTTACGGTGCGGTCAAGGCCGGGCTCGAATCATTCACCGAGGGGCTGGCCCGAGCGTGGGGGCCCGACGGCATTCGCGTGGTGGCGATTCAGCCGGGACTCATCAGCACCGACGCGACGGCGTCCCTGGAGCAGGACCCCGAACGGCTCGAACGCTTCCTGAGCCAAACGCACTTGCGGTGCATTGGGCAACCTCGTGACGTGGCCGGCGCGGCCGTGTTTCTGGCCTCGGACGCGGCCAGCTTCATCACGGGTGTCGTGCTTCCGGTCTCGGGTGGTCGCGTCTACAAGCTCTAA